The following are encoded together in the Kribbella voronezhensis genome:
- a CDS encoding type IV toxin-antitoxin system AbiEi family antitoxin domain-containing protein, whose amino-acid sequence MAATARRRATADLPDTFTAARARTSGLSRRQLYTLRNHGSIEPLARGLYRKRDAPAADLDLIAAARKAPLATLCLTTALARHGLTDAIPATNDIAIPRGTRRPAINAPIQWHSFDAATFELGRGSVELDETTSIGIYSAERSIVDAFRTRGLEGHELGYEALRRWLRRPGSQPGELLDLANRLPRASGPLRHALEVLL is encoded by the coding sequence ATGGCGGCGACCGCAAGAAGGCGGGCAACGGCAGACCTACCGGACACCTTCACGGCTGCCCGAGCGAGAACCTCCGGGCTGAGCCGTAGGCAACTCTATACGCTGCGTAACCATGGCTCGATCGAACCGCTTGCCAGAGGGCTGTATCGCAAGCGCGACGCCCCTGCGGCTGATCTTGACCTCATCGCGGCGGCCCGGAAGGCGCCGCTCGCCACGCTTTGTCTGACAACAGCCCTGGCTCGTCACGGTCTGACGGATGCGATTCCGGCGACCAACGACATCGCGATACCGCGCGGAACTCGGCGCCCGGCGATCAACGCGCCGATTCAATGGCATTCGTTCGACGCGGCAACCTTCGAGCTCGGAAGAGGCTCCGTCGAACTCGACGAGACCACCTCGATCGGCATCTACTCGGCCGAGCGCAGCATCGTCGACGCGTTCAGAACCCGAGGCCTCGAAGGCCACGAGCTCGGCTACGAGGCGCTCAGACGTTGGTTGAGGCGACCCGGCAGTCAGCCTGGCGAACTGCTCGACCTGGCAAATCGCCTACCTCGAGCCAGCGGGCCTTTGCGGCATGCTCTCGAGGTCCTGCTGTGA
- a CDS encoding Type 1 glutamine amidotransferase-like domain-containing protein, whose translation MEIFLIGGGRAARAAHEPFVRACGNGPIVAYALDDDELDIARWETTLKDAGAAEVTVVPVSPTRPPRPADLTDAAGVYVAGGLTPAYRDILVDAGTDWLDAARANDLPYCGFSAGSAIAAEQALVGGWQTLYGNQTLDVCDSDLAEDLDHLTVLPGLGLVPFIVDIHAAQWGTLYRLTHAVLATGREGWAIDENTVLTLSPNTTPTIHGPGAATHVRRTGPSSTTVTVFTA comes from the coding sequence ATGGAGATCTTTCTGATCGGCGGCGGGCGCGCCGCCCGGGCTGCCCACGAACCGTTCGTCCGGGCCTGCGGCAACGGCCCGATCGTGGCCTACGCGCTCGACGACGACGAGCTCGACATCGCCAGGTGGGAAACAACCCTGAAGGACGCCGGCGCCGCCGAAGTCACCGTAGTACCGGTGTCCCCAACCCGCCCGCCGCGTCCCGCCGACCTGACCGACGCGGCCGGCGTCTACGTCGCCGGCGGCCTGACCCCGGCGTACCGCGACATTCTCGTCGACGCCGGCACCGACTGGCTCGACGCGGCCCGCGCCAACGACCTGCCGTACTGCGGTTTCTCAGCCGGCTCCGCCATCGCAGCAGAGCAGGCCCTCGTCGGCGGCTGGCAAACGTTGTACGGCAACCAAACCCTCGACGTCTGCGACTCCGACCTCGCCGAAGACCTCGACCACCTGACGGTCCTCCCCGGCCTCGGCCTGGTCCCCTTCATCGTCGACATCCACGCCGCCCAATGGGGCACCCTCTACCGCCTGACCCACGCAGTCCTGGCCACCGGCCGCGAAGGCTGGGCCATCGACGAAAACACCGTCCTCACCCTCTCCCCCAACACCACCCCCACCATCCACGGCCCCGGCGCCGCCACCCACGTCCGCCGCACCGGCCCTTCCTCCACCACCGTCACGGTCTTCACCGCTTAA
- a CDS encoding glycoside hydrolase family 3 N-terminal domain-containing protein: MTGLLPLGVAGQAAADDPDPIVLASFEGAEPFASPPSAGIFGWGSDADDPPTMELQARADAPQGDKVLHGTYNISGYGGFSHDVTFDQNPGDWSAHKGIRFWWYGQNTAPLPPGSGKRIFFEIKDGGANAEASELWNTSFTDDWEGWHLVEIPFAELNYRGDYQPVGGIDQVLNLTQMWGYAITMPVGTPGEFAIDQVEVYGKADPALKASVVTDAGVYPVKEGGTAQVKVTVATTGSTPLEEPVTVDYRTATGTAGAGDYTPVSGTFTFPAGTPSGATQVVSVVTKKDRTPEVAETIPLELTVTGAKAPSTTPQVIINAHDLPYLNPRLPVKLRVKDLLSRMTLAEKVGQMTQAERNALKSKSDIATYALGSLLSGGGSVPTPNTPAGWAAMIDTFQLNAQATRLQVPLIYGVDAVHGHNNVVGATILPHNIGMGATHDPDLSRRAGELTATEVRATGVPWDFAPCVCVVRDDRWGRSYEGISEDPALVKAMATVITGMQGKADGTELAQSNHVLATAKHYVGDGGTTYGSSTTGNYKIDQGVTEVTQQQLEAIHLDPFKTAVDLGVGSVMPSYSSVDIIGDDQGPVKMHGNAALINGVLKQRMGFDGFVISDWQAIDQLPGDYPSDIRTSINAGLDMIMVPTNYVDFIAGLTAEVTAGRVTQARVDDAVSRILTQKFKLGLFEHPYTDTSRFDQVGSAAHRTIAREAAAKSQVLLKNDGNLLPLTTTQKVYVAGSNANDLGNQMGGWSITWQGASGNTTTGTTILDGIKKNVPTATFSQDASAPTDGYDVGVVVVGEKPYAEGIGDVGNNGHTLGLTDADKATVSKVCAAMKCVVLVVSGRPQVIADQLGDIDALVASWLPGTEGDGVADVLFGKSPFSGRLPVTWPRALDQEPLNVGDAAYNPQYPFGWGLTTQAAARQQLATAQKELLHKGSRDAAALAAVVYLELALRVKDWSGPQAPGALAALGQAGKFLQKSKVDSFADDDAVVGAARWIAQDQIGQNLDEATSKLTSDAAHLALTGDLSTAISKLAAAYKLH; encoded by the coding sequence TTGACCGGATTGCTGCCGCTCGGTGTCGCCGGGCAGGCGGCTGCCGATGACCCGGATCCGATCGTGTTGGCCTCGTTCGAGGGGGCGGAGCCGTTCGCGTCGCCGCCGAGCGCGGGGATCTTCGGGTGGGGCAGTGACGCCGACGACCCGCCGACGATGGAGTTGCAGGCGAGGGCCGATGCGCCGCAGGGCGACAAGGTGCTGCACGGGACGTACAACATCAGTGGGTACGGCGGCTTCTCGCACGACGTCACTTTCGACCAGAACCCCGGCGACTGGTCGGCGCACAAGGGCATCCGGTTCTGGTGGTACGGGCAGAACACGGCACCTCTTCCGCCTGGTTCCGGCAAGCGGATCTTCTTCGAGATCAAGGACGGCGGCGCGAATGCCGAGGCGTCCGAGTTGTGGAACACGAGTTTCACCGACGACTGGGAGGGCTGGCACCTGGTCGAGATCCCGTTCGCGGAGCTCAACTACCGCGGTGACTACCAGCCGGTCGGCGGCATCGACCAGGTGCTGAACCTGACCCAGATGTGGGGCTATGCCATCACCATGCCGGTCGGGACTCCTGGTGAGTTCGCGATCGACCAGGTGGAGGTCTACGGCAAGGCCGACCCGGCGCTCAAGGCGAGCGTGGTCACCGACGCCGGGGTTTACCCCGTCAAAGAAGGTGGCACCGCCCAAGTCAAGGTGACTGTCGCAACCACGGGCAGTACGCCGCTGGAGGAACCCGTCACGGTCGACTACCGCACCGCAACCGGTACTGCGGGAGCCGGCGACTACACCCCCGTCTCGGGAACGTTCACCTTCCCAGCCGGTACGCCGTCCGGCGCCACCCAGGTCGTCAGCGTGGTCACCAAGAAGGACCGCACCCCTGAGGTCGCCGAGACGATCCCGCTCGAACTCACAGTCACCGGCGCGAAGGCGCCGAGCACCACGCCCCAGGTCATCATCAACGCACACGACCTGCCGTACCTGAACCCCAGGCTTCCGGTGAAACTCCGGGTCAAGGACCTGCTCAGCCGGATGACCCTGGCCGAGAAGGTCGGCCAGATGACCCAGGCCGAGCGGAACGCACTCAAGTCGAAGTCCGACATCGCGACGTACGCGCTCGGTTCGCTGCTGTCCGGTGGTGGCTCCGTGCCGACACCGAACACCCCGGCCGGGTGGGCGGCAATGATCGACACGTTCCAGCTCAATGCGCAGGCGACCCGGCTGCAGGTGCCGCTGATCTACGGCGTCGACGCAGTGCACGGCCACAACAACGTGGTGGGCGCGACGATCCTGCCGCACAACATCGGCATGGGCGCCACCCACGACCCGGACCTGTCCCGGCGGGCCGGCGAACTGACCGCGACCGAGGTCCGGGCGACCGGCGTGCCCTGGGACTTCGCGCCGTGCGTCTGCGTGGTCCGCGACGACCGCTGGGGCCGCTCCTACGAAGGCATCAGCGAGGACCCGGCCTTGGTGAAGGCGATGGCCACGGTCATCACCGGCATGCAGGGCAAGGCCGACGGCACTGAGCTTGCCCAGAGCAACCATGTACTGGCGACCGCGAAGCACTACGTGGGCGACGGCGGTACGACGTACGGGTCGTCGACGACCGGCAACTACAAGATCGACCAGGGCGTCACCGAGGTCACCCAGCAGCAGTTGGAGGCGATCCACCTCGATCCGTTCAAGACGGCGGTCGATCTCGGTGTGGGTTCCGTGATGCCGTCGTACTCGAGTGTCGACATCATCGGTGACGACCAGGGCCCGGTGAAGATGCACGGCAACGCCGCTCTGATCAACGGTGTGCTGAAGCAGCGGATGGGCTTCGACGGTTTCGTGATCAGTGACTGGCAGGCGATCGACCAACTGCCCGGCGACTACCCGAGCGACATCCGTACGTCGATCAACGCCGGCCTCGACATGATCATGGTGCCGACCAACTACGTCGACTTCATCGCCGGTCTCACCGCCGAGGTCACGGCCGGCCGGGTCACCCAGGCCCGAGTCGACGACGCGGTCAGCCGGATCCTCACCCAGAAGTTCAAGCTCGGCCTGTTCGAGCACCCGTACACCGACACCAGCAGGTTCGACCAGGTCGGGTCGGCCGCGCATCGGACGATCGCCCGCGAGGCAGCGGCCAAGTCCCAGGTGTTGCTGAAGAACGACGGCAACCTGTTGCCGCTGACAACCACGCAGAAGGTGTACGTCGCCGGCAGCAACGCCAACGATCTCGGCAACCAGATGGGCGGCTGGAGCATCACCTGGCAAGGGGCCTCCGGCAACACCACGACCGGGACCACGATCCTGGACGGCATCAAGAAGAATGTGCCGACGGCAACGTTCAGCCAGGACGCCTCGGCACCGACCGACGGGTACGACGTCGGGGTCGTCGTGGTCGGCGAGAAGCCGTACGCCGAGGGCATCGGCGATGTCGGCAACAACGGCCACACCCTCGGGCTGACCGACGCCGACAAGGCGACGGTGAGCAAGGTGTGCGCGGCGATGAAGTGTGTCGTCCTGGTCGTCTCCGGCCGGCCGCAGGTCATCGCGGACCAGCTCGGCGACATCGACGCCCTGGTGGCGTCCTGGCTGCCGGGCACCGAAGGCGACGGTGTCGCGGATGTGCTGTTCGGCAAGAGCCCGTTCAGCGGCCGGCTTCCGGTGACCTGGCCGCGCGCCCTCGACCAGGAGCCGCTGAACGTCGGTGACGCGGCCTACAACCCGCAGTACCCGTTCGGTTGGGGTCTGACGACGCAGGCGGCGGCTCGCCAGCAGTTGGCGACGGCGCAGAAGGAGCTGCTACACAAGGGTTCCCGAGACGCCGCGGCACTCGCGGCGGTGGTCTATCTCGAGCTGGCGCTGCGTGTGAAGGACTGGTCAGGTCCGCAGGCACCGGGCGCGCTGGCGGCGCTCGGCCAGGCCGGGAAGTTCTTGCAGAAGTCCAAGGTGGACTCGTTCGCGGACGACGACGCCGTGGTCGGTGCGGCCCGCTGGATCGCGCAGGACCAGATCGGGCAGAACCTCG